Proteins encoded by one window of Emticicia oligotrophica DSM 17448:
- a CDS encoding SusC/RagA family TonB-linked outer membrane protein has translation MMMLSLAVVCSIQFAAAQGKAVSGKVSDAGGNPLPGVSVTVKGTAQGAISDAAGKYSVQAANGATLVFSYIGYKAQEVKVGSQNTINVALEEDAAALNEVIVVGYGSQKKSQTTGAISQVSAKQITEMPITSLGQALQGRTAGVDVSQSGSKPGSTPKILIRGRRSFNAGNDPLYVVDGIPLSAGYEDMNPNDIQSIEVLKDATATAIYGARGANGVVLVTTKRGAVKGKTVVTFDTYGGVSKPLDKIQLFSGAEFAEFVREAYRATNNYKDANGNPVPTGVADAAADAKVAVLGGDPAVAAGIAAGRNSNYQDLILHNGTMQNHSLGVQGGNDKTQFYISGGFFQDKGISDGLDYTRMSLRANIDHNINSRIKVGLSSYTMYSIRNGENLNPYGFTIQQNPLGRPYDDNGNMIFSPTNDALLTNPLAEIVPGAQVDNTKKYRIFNSLYAEVKILEGLKYRVNFGPDFTISRWGRFIGAATNARKFGDPQASSRNDFGFNWTLENIVSYNKTFAQKHNFAATLVQSIQRDNFERFTSDVQGVPAETQQFYNLGNAASVLGVGSNLTQWTINSYMARVNYDFNDKYLITATMRRDGSSRFGENTKYGNFPGIAVGWNLSNEAFMKQISWIDLLKLRAGWGRVGNQGVAPYQTQGLLSRTAYAWGTTAAFGYRPNTIGNPDLKWESSATANIGLDFSFLRGRIQGSLELYETNTTDLLLSDQLPGSIGFSAVTRNVGQTRNKGIELGFTTVNVNTASGFKWTTDFTFTKNKEEIVSLYNGKVDDLGNRWFIGYPLNSYYDYKKIGIWQLNEKEEAAKFYPGDKANPLGAGVGQVKVQDTNGDGVITAADRVILGSDIPKFSAGFTTRFSYKGFDLSAFLFGRFGNMIVSGFHQNNNALAGRYQQIKVDYWTPNNPTNEFPRPFSTQEFPQYNTTLIYFDGTFVKIRNINFGYTFPQSISKKLGMESLRLYTSIQQPKIWSQYRSKYNGIDPEATITSSGTGTTNVGSGVTPATSVTTFGLNIRF, from the coding sequence ATGATGATGCTTAGCTTAGCTGTTGTGTGTAGCATACAATTTGCAGCAGCACAAGGCAAAGCAGTATCGGGCAAGGTTTCAGATGCTGGTGGCAATCCGCTACCTGGAGTAAGTGTAACAGTAAAAGGTACAGCACAAGGAGCCATTTCTGATGCTGCTGGTAAGTATTCGGTACAAGCAGCCAATGGTGCTACTTTGGTATTTAGTTACATTGGTTACAAAGCACAAGAAGTAAAAGTTGGTAGCCAAAACACTATAAATGTAGCATTGGAAGAAGATGCAGCAGCATTAAACGAGGTTATCGTTGTAGGTTATGGTTCACAAAAGAAAAGCCAAACAACTGGTGCCATTTCTCAGGTTTCTGCCAAGCAAATCACAGAAATGCCTATTACCAGCCTTGGACAAGCTCTTCAAGGTAGAACTGCCGGGGTTGACGTTTCACAATCAGGTTCGAAACCAGGTTCAACTCCTAAAATCTTGATTCGTGGTCGTCGTTCATTCAACGCAGGTAATGACCCACTTTACGTAGTAGATGGTATTCCACTTTCTGCGGGCTACGAAGACATGAACCCAAATGATATTCAATCAATTGAGGTTTTGAAAGATGCAACTGCAACAGCTATCTACGGTGCTAGAGGTGCCAATGGTGTTGTTCTTGTAACTACAAAAAGAGGTGCAGTAAAAGGAAAAACAGTAGTAACATTTGATACTTACGGTGGTGTTTCTAAACCTCTTGATAAAATTCAATTGTTTAGCGGTGCTGAATTCGCTGAATTCGTTCGTGAGGCTTATCGTGCAACTAACAACTACAAAGATGCTAATGGAAACCCAGTTCCAACAGGTGTTGCAGATGCAGCAGCTGATGCAAAAGTAGCGGTATTAGGTGGTGACCCTGCAGTAGCAGCTGGTATTGCAGCTGGTAGAAACTCAAACTACCAAGATTTGATTCTACATAATGGTACAATGCAAAACCATTCATTGGGTGTTCAAGGTGGTAATGATAAAACTCAGTTTTATATTTCTGGAGGTTTCTTCCAAGATAAAGGTATCTCTGATGGCTTAGACTATACACGTATGTCGTTGAGAGCAAATATCGACCATAATATCAACAGCCGTATTAAAGTTGGTCTTTCTTCTTATACTATGTATAGCATCAGAAATGGTGAAAACTTAAACCCTTATGGCTTTACAATTCAACAAAATCCGTTGGGTCGTCCATATGATGATAATGGAAACATGATTTTCTCGCCTACTAATGATGCCTTATTGACTAACCCATTGGCTGAGATTGTTCCAGGTGCACAAGTTGATAATACTAAAAAGTATAGAATTTTCAACAGTCTTTATGCTGAAGTGAAGATTTTAGAAGGTTTGAAATATCGTGTAAACTTTGGTCCTGACTTTACAATTTCTCGTTGGGGACGTTTCATTGGTGCAGCTACGAATGCTCGTAAATTTGGTGACCCTCAGGCATCATCACGTAATGACTTCGGCTTTAACTGGACGCTTGAAAATATCGTATCATATAACAAAACATTTGCTCAAAAACACAATTTTGCTGCAACCTTGGTACAATCTATTCAAAGAGATAATTTCGAAAGATTCACTTCTGACGTACAAGGTGTTCCTGCTGAAACTCAACAATTCTATAATTTAGGAAATGCGGCTTCAGTATTAGGTGTTGGTAGTAACTTAACACAATGGACTATCAACTCTTACATGGCACGTGTAAATTATGATTTTAATGATAAATATTTAATCACAGCTACTATGCGTCGTGATGGTTCAAGCCGTTTCGGTGAGAATACTAAATATGGTAACTTCCCTGGTATTGCTGTTGGTTGGAACTTAAGCAACGAAGCATTCATGAAGCAAATTTCATGGATAGACTTGTTGAAATTAAGAGCAGGTTGGGGTAGAGTAGGTAACCAAGGGGTTGCTCCATATCAAACACAAGGTTTATTGAGCAGAACTGCTTATGCTTGGGGAACTACTGCAGCTTTTGGTTATAGACCAAATACAATTGGTAACCCTGATTTGAAATGGGAATCTTCTGCTACAGCTAACATCGGTTTAGATTTCAGTTTCTTGAGAGGCCGTATCCAGGGTTCATTAGAATTATACGAAACAAATACTACAGACTTATTATTATCTGACCAATTACCTGGTTCGATTGGTTTCAGTGCAGTAACTCGTAACGTTGGACAAACACGTAATAAAGGTATTGAACTAGGCTTTACTACTGTAAACGTAAATACAGCAAGTGGCTTTAAATGGACTACTGACTTCACTTTCACTAAAAATAAAGAAGAAATCGTTTCTCTTTACAATGGAAAAGTTGATGACTTAGGAAACCGTTGGTTCATTGGCTACCCGCTTAACTCATATTATGACTATAAGAAGATTGGTATTTGGCAATTGAACGAAAAAGAAGAAGCGGCTAAATTCTACCCTGGTGATAAAGCCAATCCTCTTGGTGCTGGTGTAGGACAAGTGAAAGTTCAGGATACAAACGGTGATGGCGTAATTACAGCTGCTGATAGAGTTATTCTTGGCTCTGATATTCCAAAATTCAGTGCTGGTTTCACTACAAGATTTAGCTACAAAGGATTCGACTTATCTGCATTCTTATTTGGACGTTTCGGAAATATGATTGTGAGTGGTTTCCACCAAAACAACAACGCTTTGGCTGGTCGTTACCAACAGATCAAAGTTGACTACTGGACGCCAAACAACCCAACAAACGAATTCCCTCGCCCATTCAGTACTCAGGAATTCCCTCAATACAATACAACCTTGATTTATTTTGATGGTACTTTCGTGAAAATCAGAAATATTAACTTCGGTTATACTTTCCCACAAAGCATTTCAAAGAAACTTGGTATGGAATCTCTACGTCTTTACACAAGTATTCAACAACCAAAAATTTGGTCTCAATACCGCAGTAAATACAATGGAATCGACCCAGAAGCAACAATCACTTCTTCTGGTACTGGTACCACAAACGTAGGTTCAGGTGTTACACCAGCAACATCGGTTACAACATTTGGTTTGAACATCAGATTCTAA
- a CDS encoding AraC family transcriptional regulator, which produces MKPQLLKIATPADSSFNLFVQETPYFSTPWHYHPEYEIVLVLESTGKRFVGSSITDFKPGDLCMIGSYLPHYYRNDEDFYLKESKLKARSLVIHFLEDFMGDKFLELPESQQIKALFERSKRGLSFGEKTVAKVTPKFKNLPNLTGMERLLEMISILLILCESDDKQDLTTNPISLRNEVDSARMNKVFEYVMLKYQEEIQLKDVADLANMSESAFSRYFKKRTRRTFTQFLAEIRIEHACKLLMVDKMSVAEISFESGFNNLSNFNRQFKAIKKITPLAYRTKFLE; this is translated from the coding sequence ATGAAACCACAGTTACTGAAAATCGCTACTCCTGCTGATTCTTCATTCAACTTATTTGTGCAAGAGACTCCGTATTTTTCCACTCCGTGGCATTATCATCCCGAATACGAGATTGTATTAGTCTTGGAAAGTACAGGTAAACGTTTCGTAGGAAGCAGTATCACCGATTTCAAACCAGGGGATTTGTGTATGATTGGTTCGTATTTGCCACATTATTACCGTAATGATGAAGACTTCTATCTGAAAGAATCAAAGCTAAAAGCAAGGTCGTTGGTGATTCACTTTTTGGAAGATTTCATGGGAGATAAGTTTTTGGAATTGCCTGAAAGTCAACAAATTAAAGCCTTGTTTGAACGTTCGAAGAGAGGGTTGAGTTTTGGCGAAAAAACAGTAGCTAAAGTAACACCTAAATTCAAGAACTTGCCTAACCTAACGGGTATGGAAAGGTTATTGGAAATGATTTCGATTTTGCTTATCCTCTGTGAGAGTGATGATAAACAAGACCTAACAACCAACCCAATTTCGCTCAGAAATGAGGTTGATTCAGCTCGTATGAATAAGGTTTTTGAATATGTAATGCTTAAATATCAAGAAGAAATTCAATTAAAAGACGTAGCCGATTTAGCCAATATGAGTGAGTCGGCGTTTAGTAGATATTTCAAGAAACGTACGCGTAGAACTTTTACCCAATTTTTGGCCGAAATTCGTATCGAACACGCTTGTAAACTATTAATGGTTGATAAAATGAGCGTAGCTGAAATTTCGTTTGAAAGTGGATTCAATAACCTTTCGAATTTCAACCGCCAATTTAAGGCAATCAAAAAAATTACGCCATTGGCGTATAGAACTAAGTTTTTGGAGTAG
- a CDS encoding putative quinol monooxygenase, translating to MLIRYVRMTFQEDKTEEFQEIFNSSKDKIRAMAGCSHLELLRDINQPNIFMTHSHWESEKALNNYRDSELFRSTWAKTKILFADKPLAFSVESITVA from the coding sequence ATGCTTATACGCTATGTAAGAATGACTTTTCAGGAAGATAAAACTGAGGAGTTTCAAGAAATATTCAATAGTTCGAAAGATAAAATCAGAGCTATGGCTGGCTGTAGCCACCTTGAGTTGCTTCGAGATATTAATCAACCTAATATTTTCATGACTCATAGCCATTGGGAGTCGGAAAAAGCCCTGAATAATTATAGAGATTCTGAGCTTTTTCGCAGCACTTGGGCTAAAACTAAAATACTTTTTGCTGATAAACCGCTGGCATTTTCAGTTGAAAGTATCACGGTTGCGTAA
- a CDS encoding LysR substrate-binding domain-containing protein, with product MMDDFRLKVFYSVGKNQSFTKAASELYITQPAVTKHIKLLEESLGVRLFDRKGNFITLTAAGEVLYKYATEIFRLYQEAIFEIGTMKNQFEGSLRLGASTTIGQYLISPILASFHGKFPQIELTLLNGNSEFIEKAVLEKSIDLGIVEGQKHHSSLKYTDFMEDELVAVVHSKSKYAKFSSISLEMLLEIPLVLRERGSGTLEVIELALKEKGIKLTNLTIVMHLGSTESIKSFLEHSQAMSFVSIRAIQKELLHQELKIIPIENLQMLRRFSFVNLHGQQDKLATSFINFAHRHYNQK from the coding sequence ATGATGGATGATTTTAGACTAAAAGTTTTTTATTCAGTAGGTAAAAATCAGAGTTTTACGAAGGCTGCATCAGAGCTGTATATTACTCAACCTGCCGTAACAAAACACATAAAGTTACTTGAAGAATCGCTTGGGGTGCGGCTATTTGATCGTAAGGGAAATTTCATTACACTCACTGCTGCTGGGGAAGTTTTATATAAGTATGCGACTGAGATTTTCAGGCTTTATCAAGAAGCTATTTTTGAAATAGGAACTATGAAAAATCAATTTGAGGGAAGCCTGCGTTTGGGAGCAAGTACGACTATCGGACAGTATTTAATTTCGCCAATTTTAGCTTCATTTCATGGGAAATTTCCGCAAATTGAACTCACATTACTCAATGGAAACTCTGAGTTTATAGAAAAAGCCGTATTAGAAAAAAGTATAGATTTAGGCATTGTTGAAGGTCAAAAACACCATTCAAGCTTAAAATATACCGATTTTATGGAAGATGAATTAGTGGCAGTGGTACATTCAAAAAGTAAATATGCGAAGTTTTCGAGCATTAGCTTAGAAATGTTGCTTGAAATTCCACTTGTCTTGCGAGAAAGAGGCTCAGGAACACTCGAAGTGATAGAATTGGCCCTTAAAGAAAAAGGCATTAAATTAACTAATTTGACTATTGTAATGCACCTAGGAAGTACTGAAAGTATCAAGTCGTTTTTAGAGCATTCACAAGCTATGTCATTTGTTTCGATAAGGGCTATACAGAAGGAATTATTACACCAAGAACTAAAAATTATTCCTATCGAAAACCTACAAATGTTGCGTAGATTTTCGTTTGTGAACCTACATGGGCAACAAGATAAATTAGCTACTTCATTTATCAATTTTGCACATCGACATTATAACCAAAAGTAA
- a CDS encoding YeiH family protein yields MIIIKCHWFRVSLCPTFVGMKAKGKIIFWIGLLACCLPLVNASSALVLGVLVASVLKNTTYSGQSSTWGGYLLKLAVIGLGFGINIRILLEDSQSNIGITALFVLGILGIGFLLGRFLKLDKIVVLLISAGTAICGGSAIAAVGSVVKANTEQMSVSTGVVFLLNAVALFVFPVLGHWLGLSQEQFGTWAAIAIHDTSSVIGAAAKYGDVALRVASITKMLRIFWIIPVSLILVVGVSRSFENFKIPIFILGFVLASILYSFLPSFKPFFALIYTCSKQLLVLSLYLIGASISFERLRKIGPSTFGQATILWLISCVLSLLFVIYYY; encoded by the coding sequence TTGATTATAATAAAATGCCATTGGTTTAGGGTTTCTTTATGTCCTACTTTTGTTGGTATGAAAGCAAAGGGAAAAATAATATTTTGGATAGGTTTGTTGGCCTGTTGTCTACCATTAGTTAATGCTAGTTCGGCTTTAGTTTTGGGAGTTTTGGTAGCCAGTGTGCTTAAAAATACGACTTATTCCGGCCAGAGCAGTACTTGGGGTGGCTATTTATTGAAATTGGCAGTAATTGGTTTGGGCTTTGGAATTAATATCAGGATTTTGCTCGAAGATAGCCAAAGCAATATCGGAATCACAGCTCTTTTTGTACTCGGTATTCTTGGTATTGGTTTTCTATTGGGTCGATTTTTGAAATTAGATAAAATTGTAGTGTTGTTAATTTCAGCGGGAACGGCCATTTGTGGTGGAAGTGCCATTGCCGCAGTTGGTTCGGTAGTCAAAGCTAATACTGAACAAATGTCGGTTTCAACAGGAGTAGTTTTTTTACTCAATGCCGTAGCTTTGTTTGTATTTCCTGTTTTAGGACATTGGTTGGGTTTATCACAAGAACAGTTTGGTACTTGGGCAGCCATTGCTATTCACGATACAAGTTCGGTGATTGGAGCAGCTGCTAAATATGGCGATGTGGCTCTAAGAGTAGCTTCAATTACCAAAATGCTTCGTATTTTTTGGATTATCCCAGTTTCATTGATTTTGGTTGTTGGCGTTAGTAGAAGTTTTGAAAATTTCAAAATACCTATTTTTATTTTAGGTTTTGTGTTGGCTTCAATTTTATACAGCTTTTTGCCATCGTTTAAACCATTTTTTGCTTTAATTTATACCTGTTCAAAACAATTATTGGTGCTGAGCTTATACTTAATTGGAGCCAGTATTTCGTTTGAAAGGTTACGAAAAATAGGACCGAGTACTTTCGGACAAGCTACAATTCTTTGGCTGATTTCATGTGTATTATCTTTATTGTTTGTGATTTATTATTATTGA
- a CDS encoding sulfite oxidase, whose amino-acid sequence MEKSQNRRSFIQKSILGLTTVLGSEVVFAKNLPKKIELLGEKAFIDLPEGKNKELMLLNDRPWNVETPAHLLDDEVTPADKMFIRNNGNLPENIDISKWELVIEGESAKTRKVFTLSELKTKFKTYTYQLTLECAGNGRYGFSPQTSGNQWQEGAVSCAEWTGVRLRDVLESVGIKDDAVYIGYYGKDIHLSGDVTKPPISRGVPMKKALEDETLLAWAMNGKDIPLMHGFPLRLVVGGWPASVSGKWLNKISIRNKVHDGEKMSGHSYRMPAYPIEAGGKIADADLKIIESMPVKSVITYPKSGAMLEAGRTLDLRGHAWAGDLEVKEMHISIDFGATWQKCDLRKPKNRLAWQHWSAKVSFPTKGYYEIWAKATDSSGVSQPMIIPAWNPGGYLNNSCHRIAVKIG is encoded by the coding sequence ATGGAAAAATCTCAAAATCGTCGGTCATTTATTCAGAAAAGCATTTTAGGGCTTACTACCGTATTGGGTAGTGAAGTGGTTTTTGCTAAAAACTTACCTAAAAAAATTGAGCTCTTAGGCGAAAAAGCATTTATTGACCTTCCCGAGGGAAAAAATAAAGAGTTAATGCTACTCAATGACCGTCCTTGGAATGTTGAAACCCCCGCCCATTTATTAGACGATGAAGTAACGCCCGCAGATAAAATGTTTATTCGCAATAATGGAAATTTGCCCGAAAACATAGATATCTCGAAATGGGAATTAGTCATTGAAGGAGAATCAGCGAAAACACGTAAAGTTTTCACTCTAAGCGAACTTAAAACAAAATTCAAAACTTATACTTATCAACTTACACTCGAATGTGCGGGTAATGGTCGCTATGGCTTTAGCCCACAAACATCGGGAAATCAGTGGCAAGAGGGTGCGGTAAGCTGTGCTGAATGGACGGGTGTACGCTTGCGTGATGTGCTGGAAAGTGTTGGAATTAAAGATGATGCAGTTTATATCGGTTATTACGGAAAAGACATTCATTTGAGCGGCGATGTGACAAAACCGCCAATATCAAGAGGAGTACCAATGAAAAAAGCCCTCGAAGATGAAACGCTTTTGGCTTGGGCGATGAATGGGAAAGATATTCCATTGATGCACGGTTTTCCGTTGAGATTGGTTGTTGGTGGTTGGCCGGCATCAGTTTCTGGAAAATGGTTGAATAAAATTTCTATTAGAAATAAAGTACACGATGGCGAAAAAATGAGCGGCCATAGCTACCGAATGCCAGCATATCCGATTGAGGCAGGTGGAAAAATTGCTGATGCAGATTTGAAAATAATTGAATCAATGCCCGTAAAATCGGTTATTACTTACCCAAAATCAGGTGCAATGCTTGAGGCCGGTCGTACGCTTGATTTGCGTGGACATGCTTGGGCGGGAGATTTGGAGGTAAAAGAAATGCATATTTCGATTGATTTTGGAGCAACTTGGCAAAAGTGCGATTTGCGAAAACCAAAAAATCGTTTGGCGTGGCAGCATTGGTCAGCCAAGGTGAGTTTTCCAACAAAAGGATATTATGAAATATGGGCAAAAGCCACCGATAGTAGTGGTGTTTCACAGCCGATGATTATTCCTGCTTGGAACCCTGGTGGATATTTGAATAATTCTTGCCACCGAATTGCCGTGAAAATTGGATAA
- a CDS encoding ATP-binding cassette domain-containing protein has protein sequence MITFEEVSIQKGDRTVLENINWQVNANENWAIVGGNGSGKSTLLEAVAGKIFPTKGRISKPNYDEIAFVARDYSFNRIVESATQYYQQRFNSMDAEIAPTVREILQNQVKPIGTVDEKSVDLPPLPYTEEELIKTANLLKINHLLERKIVTLSNGETRRTLITLSLLRRPKVLILDNPFVGLDIESRGILHQVLNQVAAAGIMILMVTTPKEIPSCITNILQLQEGKIKRTSTQPADYQQVIHNSTIQINTDILSLIKQNPTRNDFDYALNLRNVTVTYKGVNVVDGVSWAVKRGEKWALMGPNGSGKSTILSLITADNPQGYQNDYDLFDRKRGSGESIWDIKHRIGYVSPELHLYFTRNTEVWKAVASGLFDSAGLFKKLSDEERNTTDNYLSLLNIKHLTDRKIYQLSTGEQRQVFLARALVKNPPLLLLDEPCQGLDYEHIVYFRDLVNKLVLELDKTLIYVTHYEEEIPACVDKRLSINKGKVIN, from the coding sequence ATGATAACATTTGAAGAAGTAAGCATTCAGAAAGGCGACCGCACGGTTTTAGAAAATATCAATTGGCAAGTAAACGCCAACGAAAACTGGGCGATTGTGGGCGGTAATGGCTCCGGAAAAAGTACTTTATTGGAGGCCGTTGCGGGTAAGATTTTTCCTACTAAAGGAAGAATTTCAAAGCCAAATTATGATGAAATTGCGTTTGTGGCGAGAGATTATAGTTTCAACCGAATTGTTGAGTCGGCTACCCAATATTACCAACAACGCTTCAATTCAATGGATGCTGAAATAGCTCCAACGGTACGAGAAATCTTACAAAATCAGGTTAAACCCATCGGAACGGTTGATGAAAAATCAGTTGATTTACCACCTCTGCCTTATACCGAAGAAGAGCTAATAAAAACCGCTAACCTACTGAAAATAAACCATTTGCTTGAAAGAAAAATAGTAACACTTTCCAATGGAGAGACCCGCCGGACGCTCATTACACTCTCACTTTTACGTAGACCTAAAGTTCTTATTCTCGATAACCCTTTTGTAGGTTTAGATATTGAAAGTAGGGGTATTTTACACCAAGTACTTAATCAGGTTGCGGCTGCAGGAATCATGATTTTAATGGTAACTACTCCAAAAGAAATACCTTCTTGTATTACCAATATTCTTCAGCTCCAAGAGGGGAAAATAAAGCGTACATCCACACAGCCTGCCGATTATCAACAAGTTATCCACAATTCCACAATCCAAATTAATACAGATATTTTATCGCTTATCAAGCAAAATCCAACTCGCAATGATTTTGACTATGCTCTCAATTTGAGAAATGTAACCGTCACATACAAAGGTGTAAATGTCGTTGATGGCGTAAGTTGGGCAGTAAAACGTGGTGAAAAATGGGCTTTAATGGGGCCAAACGGCTCAGGGAAAAGTACAATTTTGAGTTTGATTACAGCCGACAACCCACAGGGCTATCAGAATGACTACGATTTATTTGACCGCAAGCGTGGGAGTGGTGAGAGTATTTGGGATATAAAGCATCGGATTGGTTATGTCTCGCCCGAACTTCATCTATATTTTACTCGCAATACTGAAGTATGGAAAGCCGTAGCTTCTGGTTTATTCGATTCAGCAGGTTTATTCAAAAAATTAAGCGATGAAGAGAGAAATACTACGGATAACTATCTTAGTCTATTGAATATCAAACATTTAACAGACAGGAAAATCTATCAACTTTCTACTGGTGAGCAGCGGCAAGTGTTTTTGGCAAGGGCTTTGGTGAAAAATCCACCCCTACTTTTATTAGACGAACCTTGCCAAGGGTTAGACTATGAACATATTGTATATTTTAGAGATTTAGTCAATAAATTAGTACTTGAACTCGACAAAACACTTATTTACGTAACTCACTACGAGGAAGAAATTCCAGCGTGTGTCGATAAACGCCTGAGTATTAATAAAGGGAAAGTAATTAACTAA
- the moaD gene encoding molybdopterin converting factor subunit 1: MNIKILCFGITRDIIGQFEYATSLGESATVADLKQHLSTNFPTFATLKSLRVAINSEYAEDSAMLKENDEIVLIPPVSGG, translated from the coding sequence ATGAACATTAAAATATTGTGCTTCGGCATAACCCGCGATATTATTGGGCAATTCGAATATGCTACTTCGCTGGGTGAATCTGCAACAGTGGCCGACTTAAAACAGCATCTTTCAACAAATTTTCCTACTTTTGCGACCTTAAAGTCGTTGAGAGTAGCTATTAATTCGGAATATGCCGAAGATTCGGCAATGTTAAAAGAAAACGATGAAATCGTTTTGATTCCACCTGTTAGTGGAGGTTGA
- a CDS encoding acetyltransferase, protein MENPVLIFGAGNLGKIALDIFNRNNIVVYGFLDDNKELHNTEIGDVMVLGETDDDGFLKLIGQKTEAFVALENTKERKKLVEMLNNRRKTMPVNAVHNTAVVSADAFIGHGNLVAARAIVNPYAIVGNHCIIQASAVVDINASVGDYVQIGAGAIINSEAVVEEGAFIGSGAVIISGVTVGKNARVGAGSVVIENVAEGTTVFGNPAKKI, encoded by the coding sequence ATGGAAAATCCAGTTTTGATTTTTGGAGCCGGGAATCTCGGAAAAATAGCCTTAGATATCTTTAACCGTAATAATATTGTGGTATATGGTTTTTTAGATGATAATAAAGAACTACATAATACCGAAATCGGAGATGTAATGGTTTTGGGCGAAACCGATGATGATGGTTTTTTAAAGCTAATCGGACAAAAAACTGAGGCATTTGTGGCCCTTGAAAATACAAAAGAGCGTAAAAAACTCGTAGAAATGCTCAATAATCGCCGAAAAACAATGCCTGTCAATGCGGTGCACAACACTGCGGTAGTTTCGGCCGATGCCTTTATTGGGCATGGAAATTTAGTGGCAGCACGTGCTATCGTAAATCCTTATGCAATTGTAGGTAATCATTGCATCATTCAAGCGTCAGCGGTGGTTGATATCAATGCAAGTGTAGGAGATTATGTACAAATTGGTGCTGGGGCAATTATTAATAGTGAAGCCGTAGTAGAAGAAGGTGCATTTATTGGTTCGGGGGCGGTCATTATTTCTGGTGTGACGGTTGGTAAAAATGCTCGTGTAGGTGCAGGTTCAGTAGTTATTGAAAATGTAGCTGAAGGAACCACTGTCTTCGGAAATCCTGCGAAAAAGATATAA
- a CDS encoding DUF1684 domain-containing protein — translation MKAFFLVACCGLFCSTLFAQDFKAEIEKHREEYKTEFLKDSNSPLKKEDLEYLRFFEPNEKYKVLCEFVLTKKKEKPFDIPTSSGQTATYTKFGELKFEIDGKPYKVAVYQSLRLRNLPQYRDYLFIPFKDLTNGKESYGGGRYLDLRMSQLEGDKIYLDFNKAYNPYCAFSAGYSCPIPPKENHLKVAIEAGEKNFAKEH, via the coding sequence ATGAAAGCATTTTTTTTAGTTGCTTGCTGTGGCTTATTTTGTTCCACACTTTTTGCTCAAGATTTTAAAGCAGAAATCGAAAAACATCGAGAAGAATACAAAACAGAATTTCTAAAAGATTCAAATTCGCCTCTAAAAAAAGAAGACCTTGAATATTTGCGATTTTTTGAGCCAAACGAAAAATACAAGGTTTTGTGCGAATTTGTATTGACTAAGAAAAAAGAAAAACCTTTTGATATTCCTACTTCGTCGGGGCAAACGGCAACTTATACGAAGTTCGGGGAATTAAAATTTGAAATAGATGGAAAACCCTATAAAGTAGCAGTATATCAATCGCTTAGACTTCGAAATTTGCCACAATACCGAGATTATTTGTTTATTCCATTTAAAGACCTGACCAATGGGAAAGAAAGCTATGGTGGAGGGCGTTATTTGGATTTACGAATGAGCCAATTGGAAGGAGATAAAATTTACTTAGATTTCAATAAAGCTTATAACCCTTATTGTGCTTTTAGTGCTGGCTATAGTTGCCCGATTCCGCCAAAGGAAAATCACTTAAAAGTAGCCATTGAAGCAGGTGAAAAGAATTTTGCGAAAGAACATTGA